From Theileria orientalis strain Shintoku apicoplast DNA, partial genome, a single genomic window includes:
- a CDS encoding RpoC2-N-terminal: MGYNKGVISGQALGEPSTQMLLRTFHLGGSIGNITHLSHNKITDNKKIKYVHKFDNIGKNIDFLSKSNNSVFRLNKLKYNVKNNIDLDENKIKKPDISFIDKIFEGGITKYVLTDSGVFSKLSFQETLRFFKNIIFEHSVDWTVDSKSNIIFSSFIPVGSGWYRYFF, encoded by the exons ATGGGATATAATAAAGGGGTTATATCAGGACAAGCTTTAGGGGAACCAAGTACCCAAATGTTATTAAGAACTTTCCATTTAGGTGGTAGTATAGGTAATATAACTCATTTGTCTCATAATAAAATTACTGACAAta aaaaaataaaatatgtacataaatttgataataTAGGAAAAAATATTGACTTTTTATCTAAATCTAATAATAGTGTTTTTAGACTTAATAAgctaaaatataatgtaaaaaacaatattgatttagatgaaaataaaattaaaaaaccGGATATTTCCTTCATAGATAAGATTTTTGAAGGag GTATAActaaatatgttttaacTGATAGTGGTGttttttctaaattaaGTTTTCAAGAAACTTTAaggttttttaaaaatattatatttgaaCATAGTGTAGATTGGACTGTAGATTCTAAAtctaatattatattttctaGTTTCATACCAGTAGGTTCTGGATGGTATAGatactttttttaa
- a CDS encoding DNA-directed RNA polymerase, producing the protein MENNEFKIINSTKKSNNKTLDILNVLSITELVIPFLFNNDPCRSLMGSKMHTQAIPLLYSNNPYVITNYNTVNNLLSSRFIYSMCSGVVQEVDSSRIIILDDKDRLIYYYLYPFNVVDYNSILLYKPIVWEGEKVCVGKILAIPNDLKNLEFSIGFNNFVNYSFYDGYEHEDAIIINKDLVIEDILTSISFNIYEDCLYLKKFDCLELVVQKFFKDSGKKNIDEEEIYEYYSSTYYKYFLSGEELSFKIKYEIYHYKSTYFDRLLRLLFPEEKVLLTKNKSLTIKHGGEGRLVKYEILSNYDLKQSDDFYDDLNISYMVLRFFIAKIDRINIGDKLCGRHGNKGVVSKISETIDLPYTFNDSSPYSITSPIGSLARINLGQFLEGVCGYKSLNYNCRTKAPINLFESYLYSNLYFNLLNNSYNLYKNSCLINTINENYLRDFKTGYKLKNFNFLSVPYYLKLMHTSKSKFNYRTVGRYNSMTQQPVEGKNVSGGQKFGEMEIWALEAHGSSYNIQELSLLKTNIKLFKKFETTHECSESFKITKCAELFKKKLTFLKKKKSVTETKFDKFNKLLSDLTFIKKLFITLFPILPAGLRTYSFDNRKVTHNSNLNYLYAGFRVDYSGRATIVPYPSLPLQTVGLPSDMLYHRVRRHHEKGEVNDNTFYESSFYRHNILDKLEFFEELLPEYSVTVNRAPTLHKMNVQVFNPMLVEGESVQFNPLLCAGYNADFDGDQMGIFSLLKNYSMNEALHMLGPLVNLHSPTTKNNVFNLTQGMLAGYYSLSNYNYFKLITSYISNNYTDVLEYFNRSISIDSPILLRSSNFFYYSTYGRSLLNYNFNKK; encoded by the exons GCACACACAAGCTATACCTTTATTATACTCTAATAATCCTTATGTTATAACTAATTATAACacagtaaataatttattatcgtcaagatttatttattctatgTGCAGTGGTGTTGTACAAGAGGTAGACAGCTCtagaataataattttagaCGATAAAGAtagattaatttattattatttatatccTTTTAACGTTGTTGACTATAATTCTATATTACTTTATAAACCTATAGTATGGGAAGGAGAAAAAGTATGTGTTGGTAAAATTTTGGCAATACCTAacgatttaaaaaatttagaaTTTTCTATAGgttttaacaattttgttaattataGTTTTTATGACGGGTACGAGCATGAAGATgctataattataaataaagatTTAGTAATAGAGGATATTTTAACTTCTATAtcttttaatatttatgaagattgtttatatttaaaaaaatttgaTTGTTTAGAATTGGTTGTTcaaaaattttttaaagattcaggtaaaaaaaatatagatGAGGAAgaaatatatgaatattaTTCTTCTACTTATTATAAATACTTTTTATCCGGAGAGGAATTatcttttaaaataaaatatgaaatatatcATTATAAAAGTACATATTTTGACAGACTTTTAAGACTTTTATTTCCAGAAGAAAAAGTACttttaactaaaaataaatctttAACAATTAAACATGGAGGAGAAGGTAGATtagttaaatatgaaattttatctaattatgatttaaaacAGTCTGATGATTTTTACGATGATTTAAACATTTCTTATATGGTATTAAGGTTTTTTATTGCTAAAATAGATAGAATTAATATAGGAGATAAATTATGTGGTAGGCACGGAAATAAAGGTGTAGTTTCTAAAATTTCTGAAACAATAGATTTACCTTATACATTTAACGATTCTAGTCCTTATTCTATTACAAGCCCTATAGGTTCTTTAGCTAGAATAAATTTAGGTCAATTTTTAGAGGGTGTGTGCGGTtataaaagtttaaattataattgtaGAACTAAAGCTcctattaatttatttgagtcttatttatattctaatttatattttaacttattgAATAAttcttataatttatataaaaatagttGTTTAATAAACACTATTAATGAAAACTATTTAAGAGACTTTAAAACAGGATATAAGctaaaaaattttaattttttatctgttccttattatttaaaattaatgcaTACATCaaaaagtaagtttaatTATAGGACGGTAGGAAGATACAACTCCATGACTCAACAACCAGTTGAAGGTAAAAATGTTAGTGGTGGTCAAAAATTCGGTGAAATGGAAATTTGGGCTTTAGAGGCTCATGGTTCTtcatataatatacaagaATTATCGTTATTAAAaactaatattaaattatttaaaaaatttgaaaCTACTCATGAATGTTCTGAGTCTTTTAAA ATAACAAAATGTGCAGaactatttaaaaaaaaattaactttcctaaaaaaaaagaaatCTGTAACTGAAAcaaaatttgataaatttaacaaactTTTAAGtgatttaacatttataaaaaaactTTTTATAACATTATTTCCTATCTTGCCCGCAGGTTTAAGAACTTATTCATTTGATAATAGAAAAGTAACTCATAATTCTAATCTTAATTATCTTTATGCGG GATTTAGAGTAGATTATTCTGGTAGAGCAACTATTGTGCCCTATCCGTCTTTACCTCTACAAACAGTAGGACTACCTTCTGATATGCTCTACCACCGTGTTAGACGTCATCATGAAAAAGGAGAGGTTAATgataatacattttatgaGTCATCTTTTTATAgacataatattttagaTAAACTTGAATTTTTTGAAGAACTTTTACCTGAGTATTCAGTTACAGTTAATAGGGCCCCAACACTTCATAAAATGAATGTTCAAGTATTTAATCCTATGTTGGTTGAAGGTGAGTCAGTTCAATTTAACCCGTTGCTATGCGCTGGTTATAATGCTGATTTTGATGGGGATCAAATGGGAATATTTTcacttttaaaaaattattccATGAACGAGGCTTTACATATGTTAGGACCTTTAGTTAATTTACATTCACCTacaactaaaaataatgtatttaatttaactcAAGGTATGTTAGCTGGTTATTATTCTTTAtctaattataattattttaaattaataactaGTTATATATCTAATAATTATACAGACGTTTTGGAGTATTTTAATAGAAGTATATCAATAGATTCGCCTATTTTACTTAGAAgttctaattttttttattatagtaCTTATGGTAGAtcattattaaattataattttaataaaaaataa